The Paraflavitalea devenefica genome contains a region encoding:
- a CDS encoding MvdC/MvdD family ATP grasp protein yields the protein MAKQKILIVTHSADNTSTQIVINHIIEADGEAIRFDVDRYPLETSLTTSFQNNRWRILLDTGNTVHDLEDVTAVWYRRSFNLGKGLQTVIDQEYLRATVEEVKRTLMGMLEGLNCFHMARHSVYRRLDSKEEQLKVAVRNGLLIPDTCISNSPEQVHAFIQQQERGVITKMQSSFAIYREAEEHVVFTNAVTVDHLQELNTLRYCPMVFQQQVEKKLELRVTIVGRAIFAFSIDSQKVANAQVDWRKEGVNMVNDWQPYTLPDEIQAKLLSFMDDYGLNYGAIDLILSPDDQYYFLEVNAAGEFFWLDRLCNHAISRQIAAVLMGTVPRR from the coding sequence ATGGCTAAACAAAAGATACTGATCGTTACACACAGTGCTGATAATACCAGCACCCAGATTGTTATTAACCATATTATTGAGGCGGATGGTGAAGCAATCCGTTTTGATGTAGACCGTTACCCGCTGGAAACCAGTCTTACTACTTCTTTTCAAAACAACCGCTGGCGGATCCTGCTGGATACCGGCAATACCGTGCACGACCTGGAGGATGTAACAGCCGTATGGTACCGCCGGAGCTTTAACCTGGGTAAAGGACTGCAAACGGTTATTGACCAGGAATACCTGCGGGCTACCGTGGAAGAAGTAAAGCGTACGCTGATGGGGATGCTGGAAGGATTGAATTGCTTTCATATGGCCCGCCATAGCGTGTACCGCCGGCTGGATAGCAAGGAAGAGCAATTGAAAGTTGCAGTAAGGAATGGCTTGCTGATCCCGGATACCTGCATCAGTAATAGTCCGGAGCAGGTACATGCATTCATACAGCAGCAGGAGAGAGGTGTCATAACCAAAATGCAAAGCTCCTTTGCCATTTACCGGGAAGCGGAAGAGCATGTCGTATTTACGAATGCGGTAACGGTGGATCACCTGCAGGAGCTGAATACGCTCCGGTATTGCCCGATGGTGTTTCAGCAGCAGGTAGAAAAAAAGCTGGAGTTACGGGTAACGATTGTGGGGCGGGCAATATTTGCTTTCAGTATTGATTCGCAAAAGGTAGCCAATGCACAGGTAGACTGGCGCAAAGAAGGGGTGAATATGGTGAATGACTGGCAGCCTTATACGTTGCCGGATGAGATACAAGCAAAACTATTATCCTTCATGGACGATTATGGCCTGAATTATGGGGCCATTGACCTGATACTGTCGCCGGATGACCAGTATTACTTCCTGGAAGTAAATGCCGCTGGTGAATTTTTCTGGCTCGACAGGTTGTGCAACCATGCCATTTCACGGCAGATAGCAGCAGTGTTGATGGGCACAGTTCCGCGCAGGTAG
- a CDS encoding microviridin/marinostatin family tricyclic proteinase inhibitor — MKQQDAGKQPFFAQFLEAQQRTQETAAQPFVDNGPFITKPLLDMEHTLKYPSDGDET, encoded by the coding sequence ATGAAACAGCAGGATGCGGGAAAACAACCTTTCTTTGCACAATTCCTCGAAGCGCAACAACGCACACAGGAAACCGCTGCACAGCCTTTTGTTGACAATGGTCCTTTTATTACCAAGCCATTGCTGGATATGGAGCACACGCTGAAGTATCCTTCTGATGGCGATGAAACATAG
- a CDS encoding microviridin/marinostatin family tricyclic proteinase inhibitor: MKQSEQLKPFFAQFLESQARVQRPNEVNSLVWPPVTLPVFDEAHTHKYPSDGDDDLPVID, translated from the coding sequence ATGAAGCAAAGCGAGCAATTAAAGCCGTTCTTCGCGCAGTTCCTGGAATCCCAGGCAAGAGTGCAACGGCCCAATGAAGTTAATAGCCTGGTATGGCCTCCTGTAACGCTCCCCGTTTTTGATGAAGCCCATACGCATAAGTATCCTTCTGATGGAGATGATGATCTGCCGGTAATAGACTAA
- a CDS encoding microviridin/marinostatin family tricyclic proteinase inhibitor codes for MKQSEQAKPFFAQFLEAQQAKNLLRPNEANQLVWPPVSLPIIEHDQTMKYPSDGDDDWPAS; via the coding sequence ATGAAACAAAGCGAGCAAGCGAAGCCGTTCTTCGCTCAGTTCCTGGAAGCGCAGCAGGCAAAGAATCTGCTCCGCCCCAACGAAGCCAACCAACTCGTATGGCCTCCTGTATCACTTCCCATTATTGAACATGACCAGACTATGAAGTATCCTTCTGATGGCGACGATGATTGGCCAGCATCATAG
- a CDS encoding aldo/keto reductase, whose amino-acid sequence MSTSTTTQSIPLTWQLGDDITINRLGYGAMQLTGTGVFGEAKDREKAKQVLQAAVAGGVNFIDTAEAYGPKTNESLIADALHPYKKGLIIATKGGFRRPGPGEWVVEGNPNYIRENIEGSLKRLKVDTIDLWQLHRIDSRIPVEETLAPVAEAVKAGKIRYVGLSEVTVAQLEQAEKVVPIVSVQNLYNLGNRQWESVLDYTIQRGIAFIPWFPLASGPETLADKISAIAAAHNATVAQIALAWLLKRAHNILLIPGTSSLNHLQENLEAADIILTDKEFEALSK is encoded by the coding sequence ATGAGCACAAGTACCACCACACAAAGCATTCCACTCACGTGGCAGTTAGGAGACGATATCACCATCAACCGCTTAGGCTATGGCGCCATGCAGTTAACAGGCACCGGCGTATTTGGCGAGGCCAAAGACCGTGAAAAGGCAAAGCAGGTTTTACAGGCTGCCGTGGCAGGCGGCGTCAACTTCATTGATACAGCAGAAGCGTATGGCCCCAAAACAAATGAATCATTAATTGCCGACGCATTGCATCCTTATAAGAAAGGATTGATCATTGCCACCAAAGGCGGCTTCAGGCGTCCTGGTCCCGGGGAATGGGTAGTGGAAGGCAATCCCAACTATATCCGGGAAAATATTGAAGGCAGTTTAAAAAGGCTGAAAGTGGATACCATTGACCTCTGGCAGTTGCACCGCATCGACTCCCGGATACCGGTAGAAGAAACGCTGGCCCCGGTAGCGGAGGCGGTTAAAGCCGGTAAGATCCGCTATGTAGGACTGTCGGAAGTAACCGTGGCGCAGCTAGAACAGGCCGAAAAGGTAGTACCCATCGTATCTGTTCAAAACCTGTATAACCTGGGCAACCGCCAATGGGAAAGCGTACTGGATTATACCATTCAACGCGGCATCGCTTTCATTCCCTGGTTCCCGCTGGCCTCCGGTCCGGAAACGCTGGCCGACAAGATCAGCGCCATAGCCGCCGCCCATAATGCTACTGTGGCGCAGATCGCCCTGGCCTGGTTGCTGAAACGGGCCCATAATATCCTTTTGATCCCCGGCACCAGCTCGCTGAACCACTTACAGGAAAACCTGGAAGCGGCAGATATCATATTGACTGATAAAGAGTTTGAAGCTTTGTCTAAATAA
- a CDS encoding right-handed parallel beta-helix repeat-containing protein yields the protein MKIYFSMLMLCILIAACQKDKVATPEELPVDEATPEAPPPPASSNARSVTVTTEAALKAAISAAVPGDIITISGTIRLTSTLQLLKSGTSSSKINFTGGTLDCSGIASGWGVKCNGSYWNITNMVIKNAPDCGLVFQTGGYNYVYNVTTSGNHDSGLQIYNGSHHNNISYCKSNDNYDNQNGGENADGFACKLSAGAGNKFDHCSANHNSDDGWDLYGQPSTVTITNCTATNNGYGTNGDGNGFKLGSAGQNVPHTVTNCTASYNKAHGYDGNGNTGHITTTGSGGTGNGSSLFYRIY from the coding sequence ATGAAAATCTATTTCAGCATGCTCATGCTGTGCATCCTTATTGCCGCTTGTCAAAAAGACAAAGTTGCCACTCCCGAAGAATTGCCTGTTGATGAAGCAACGCCCGAAGCGCCCCCGCCACCTGCTTCCTCCAATGCCCGCAGTGTAACCGTCACTACGGAAGCGGCTTTGAAAGCTGCCATATCAGCGGCGGTGCCCGGTGATATCATTACTATCAGCGGCACCATTAGACTCACCAGTACCTTGCAATTGCTCAAAAGCGGTACCTCCAGCTCCAAGATCAATTTTACCGGTGGCACGCTCGATTGTTCGGGCATTGCTTCCGGCTGGGGTGTTAAATGCAATGGCAGTTACTGGAACATCACCAATATGGTGATTAAAAATGCGCCCGATTGCGGCCTGGTATTCCAGACAGGTGGTTACAATTATGTGTACAATGTAACGACTTCGGGCAATCATGATTCGGGCCTGCAGATCTATAATGGCTCGCACCACAACAACATCAGCTATTGTAAGTCCAACGACAATTATGACAACCAGAATGGCGGGGAAAATGCGGATGGCTTTGCCTGCAAACTGTCTGCCGGCGCGGGCAATAAATTTGATCATTGCTCCGCCAATCATAACTCCGATGATGGGTGGGACCTCTATGGCCAACCCTCTACGGTGACCATCACCAATTGCACGGCTACCAATAACGGGTACGGAACCAATGGCGATGGCAATGGTTTCAAACTGGGCAGCGCCGGACAGAATGTGCCACACACCGTGACCAATTGTACTGCCAGTTATAATAAAGCCCATGGGTATGACGGCAACGGGAATACCGGCCACATCACCACTACAGGAAGCGGTGGCACCGGTAATGGCAGTTCGTTGTTTTACAGGATCTACTAG
- a CDS encoding MvdC/MvdD family ATP grasp protein — translation MVLCITHSNDFYTIDLVQQHLEKMGVPSFRLNTDEFATGYKFRYTIRQYELQGNGQTITDAQISAVWYRKLWNMKIPADLDPAYQPVFTREYQTYRDLFFNVLQRVPWMNPMHTDHAVCNDKLQQLRMAYAVGLPVPASIFTNDPAVIRDFFTHCKGEVVMKLHHALSKSMKGDGPFFPTTRLTAEGLEHLSGLAYCPMIFQEYIPKAYELRIAYVDGVCFAGKIPHEEAATPTDWRAGTTLQWQPYVLPEPVQQKIHQLMKNLGLVFGALDMIRHTNGDYVFLEVNPQGEWGMLQKYLGYPIAETIAEKLITRIKNG, via the coding sequence ATGGTCTTATGCATTACCCATTCCAATGACTTTTATACGATTGATCTTGTACAGCAGCACCTCGAAAAGATGGGCGTTCCTTCGTTCCGGTTAAATACGGATGAGTTTGCCACCGGGTATAAGTTCCGTTATACCATCCGGCAATATGAATTGCAGGGCAACGGACAAACCATTACCGATGCACAGATCAGCGCCGTATGGTACCGGAAACTGTGGAACATGAAGATCCCGGCCGACCTGGACCCGGCTTACCAGCCTGTTTTTACCAGGGAATACCAAACTTACCGGGACCTCTTTTTTAATGTCTTGCAACGCGTGCCCTGGATGAATCCCATGCACACCGATCATGCAGTATGTAATGATAAACTGCAGCAGTTGCGGATGGCCTATGCAGTGGGCTTGCCCGTACCTGCCAGCATTTTTACCAATGACCCGGCCGTCATCAGGGATTTCTTTACACACTGCAAAGGGGAAGTAGTGATGAAGCTGCATCATGCCTTATCCAAAAGCATGAAAGGGGATGGCCCCTTTTTCCCTACCACCCGGTTAACAGCGGAAGGACTTGAACACCTAAGCGGGCTGGCTTATTGCCCCATGATCTTCCAGGAGTATATTCCCAAAGCGTATGAGCTGCGCATCGCTTATGTGGATGGCGTATGCTTTGCCGGCAAGATACCTCATGAAGAAGCTGCTACACCCACCGACTGGCGTGCGGGTACCACCCTGCAATGGCAACCGTATGTATTGCCAGAACCTGTGCAGCAAAAGATCCATCAACTGATGAAGAACCTGGGCCTTGTTTTCGGCGCCCTTGATATGATCAGGCATACGAATGGGGACTACGTTTTCCTCGAAGTAAACCCACAGGGAGAGTGGGGGATGTTGCAAAAATACCTCGGCTATCCGATTGCAGAAACCATTGCTGAAAAACTGATAACACGAATAAAAAATGGCTAA